In Arachis hypogaea cultivar Tifrunner chromosome 2, arahy.Tifrunner.gnm2.J5K5, whole genome shotgun sequence, a genomic segment contains:
- the LOC112759798 gene encoding probable pectate lyase 12: protein MSNPYDHGASPFMHLSERERERVKLFQRSRRIMFQRRCIVVTITYVLFGCIIVDHGRATMVNLTLQGQHPNPEALVTQLHSKINASIARREMLASSSSCLTGNPIDDCWKCDPNWAQNRQRLADCAIGFGQNAKGGKGGEFYIVTDSSDNDAVNPKPGTLRYAVIQNEPLWIVFPSNMMIKLSQELIFNSFKTIDGRGADVHIVGGGCITLQYISNVIIHNIHIHHCHPSGNAMVRSSPEHYGYRTESDGDGISIFGSHDIWIDHCTLSRCKDGLIDAVMGSTAITVSNNHFSHHNDVMLLGHSDHYLPDSAMQVTIAFNHFGEKLVQRMPRCRLGYVHIVNNDFTAWQMYAIGGSGSPTINSQGNRYTAPDNSFAKQVTKRLDVGEGEWTGWNWRSEGDVMVNGAFFVPSGEGAEVKYEKAYSVEPKSADRISLLTMSAGVLGVARDNNLGMWTRGPNDGGSYISTNGPEFTDEMSKAAMLFPPSHTFTFVSVLVTMLCLLSHTITPLITLVL from the exons atgtcTAATCCCTATGATCACGGAGCTTCTCCATTTATGCACctaagtgagagagagagagagagagtgaaactCTTCCAAAGAAGCAGAAGAATAATGTTCCAAAGAAGGTGCATTGTGGTAACAATAACATATGTATTATTTGGATGCATTATTGTGGATCATGGAAGAGCAACAATGGTGAATCTCACACTCCAAGGACAACATCCAAACCCTGAAGCTCTTGTTACACAACTTCATAG TAAGATTAATGCTTCAATAGCAAGAAGGGAGATgttagcatcatcatcatcatgcctAACAGGGAACCCCATTGATGATTGCTGGAAATGTGACCCAAATTGGGCCCAAAACAGACAAAGGCTAGCCGATTGCGCAATTGGGTTCGGTCAAAACGCAAAGGGGGGAAAAGGTGGCGAGTTCTACATAGTAACCGATTCGTCAGACAATGATgctgtaaaccctaaacccggaACCCTAAGATATGCCGTGATTCAAAATGAGCCACTTTGGATAGTGTTTCCTAGTAACATGATGATTAAGCTTTCACAAGAACTCATCTTCAATAGCTTCAAGACCATTGATGGGCGTGGTGCTGATGTGCACATTGTTGGTGGAGGGTGCATTACTCTTCAATATATTAGCAATGTTATCATACATAACATTCACATTCACCATTGTCACCCCTCAG GTAATGCTATGGTGCGATCGAGTCCAGAGCACTATGGATACCGCACTGAATCGGACGGTGATGGCATATCCATATTTGGATCGCATGACATCTGGATCGATCACTGCACTCTATCTCGTTGCAAGGATGGGCTTATTGATGCAGTTATGGGCTCAACTGCCATCACTGTGTCCAACAACCACTTTTCTCATCACAATGACGTAATGCTCTTGGGCCATAGTGACCACTACTTACCTGACTCAGCCATGCAG GTTACCATTGCCTTTAACCATTTCGGCGAAAAACTCGTCCAGCGCATGCCACGTTGCAGGCTAGGATATGTTCACATAGTCAATAACGACTTCACTGCTTGGCAGATGTATGCAATCGGGGGCAGTGGATCCCCTACTATTAATAGTCAGGGGAATCGATACACTGCTCCGGACAACTCATTTGCCAAGCAAGTGACAAAGCGGTTGGATGTCGGGGAAGGCGAGTGGACAGGGTGGAATTGGAGGTCAGAAGGGGATGTGATGGTGAATGGAGCATTCTTTGTTCCATCAGGGGAAGGTGCTGAGGTTAAGTATGAGAAGGCTTATAGTGTGGAGCCTAAGTCTGCGGATCGCATTTCATTGCTTACTATGTCTGCTGGAGTTCTTGGTGTGGCTAG GGACAATAACCTTGGCATGTGGACTAGAGGACCCAACGATGGTGGCAGTTATATTTCAACAAACGGTCCAGAATTCACTGATGAAATGTCAAAGGCTGCAATGCTGTTTCCACCTTCACATACTTTCACATTTGTATCTGTTCTTGTTACAATGCTCTGCTTGTTATCTCACACAATTACTCCCCTAATAACATTAGTACTATAA
- the LOC112759814 gene encoding serine/threonine protein phosphatase 2A 57 kDa regulatory subunit B' beta isoform-like: MLKKFMGGGNKKPSKSDSADAIAGTGNNVVVNHASRGALPAPAPNSAGIPSAPPPPSGVMEVLPAFRDVPVGERQNLFLRKLQVCCFVLNFSDTLKNVREKEIKRQTLMELVEFIQSGCGKLSENCQEEMIRMISVNIFRCLPPASYENTGQEATDPEEEEPSMDPAWPHLQLVYELLLRYVVSSDTDTKVAKRYIDHSFVLKLLDLFDTEDPREREYLKTILHRIYGKFMVHRPFIRKAINNIFYRFIYETERHSGIGELLEILGSIINGFALPMKEEHKLFLVRALLPLHKPKSLAMYQQQLSYCITQFVEKDFKLADTVIRGLLKYWPVTNCQKEVLFLGELEEVLEATQPAEFQRCMVPLFRQISRCLNSSHFQVAERALFLWNNEHIVSLIAQNRAVILPILFHALEKNISSHWNQAVHGLTMNVRKMFLEMDAELFEQCQRQHAEKEANAKDVEEQRELNWKRIADAAAQNGVDDMVTD; encoded by the exons ATGTTGAAGAAATTCATGGGAGGAGGGAACAAGAAGCCCTCCAAGTCCGACTCCGCCGATGCTATCGCCGGCACCGGCAACAATGTCGTCGTCAACCACGCCTCCCGTGGAGCTTTACCTGCGCCGGCGCCAAATTCCGCTGGAATACCGTCTGCTCCGCCTCCACCGTCTGGTGTCATGGAGGTCCTGCCGGCGTTCCGCGACGTTCCGGTGGGGGAACGGCAGAATCTGTTCCTCCGTAAGCTTCAGGTTTGTTGCTTCGTCCTCAACTTCTCCGACACGCTGAAGAACGTTAGAGAGAAGGAGATCAAGCGGCAAACGCTGATGGAGCTCGTTGAGTTCATCCAATCTGGCTGCGGAAAATTATCGGAGAAttgccaagaagaaatgattCGAATGATTTCGGTTAACATTTTCCGGTGCCTCCCTCCGGCGTCGTACGAGAACACCGGGCAAGAAGCCACCGACCCCGAGGAGGAGGAGCCTTCTATGGATCCCGCCTGGCCTCACTTGCAACTTGTTTACGAGCTTCTCCTGCGATACGTTGTTTCTTCAGACACCGATACGAAGGTTGCGAAACGGTACATTGATCACTCTTTCGTGTTGAAATTGCTTGATTTGTTTGACACAGAGGACCCTAGGGAGCGTGAGTATCTGAAAACTATACTTCACCGTATATATGGAAAATTCATGGTTCATAGACCGTTTATTAGGAAGGCGATTAATAATATATTCTATCGGTTTATATATGAGACTGAGAGGCATAGTGGAATTGGTGAGCTTTTGGAGATTCTTGGTAGTATTATTAATGGATTTGCGTTGCCAATGAAGGAGGAGCATAAGTTGTTCCTTGTGAGGGCTTTGTTGCCTTTGCATAAGCCTAAGTCGCTCGCCATGTACCAGCAGCAGTTGTCTTACTGCATTACTCAGTTTGTTGAGAAGGATTTCAAGCTTGCAGATACCGTTATTAGGGGCTTGCTCAAGTACTGGCCTGTTACCAATTGCCAGAAGGAGGTTCTCTTCCTTGGAGAACTCGAGGAAGTGCTCGAGGCCACGCAGCCTGCCGAGTTCCAGCGCTGCATGGTTCCCCTTTTTAGACAGATTTCCCGCTGCCTCAATAGCTCTCACTTTCAG GTTGCCGAGCGGGCTCTCTTTTTGTGGAATAATGAGCACATCGTGAGCTTAATTGCCCAAAACAGAGCCGTAATATTACCAATATTATTTCATGCACTTGAGAAAAATATATCGAGTCATTGGAACCAGGCTGTTCACGGGCTTACTATGAATGTTCGCAAGATGTTTTTGGAAATGGACGCTGAGTTGTTCGAACAATGTCAGAGACAACATGCAGAGAAAGAGGCTAACGCGAAAGATGTTGAAGAGCAGAGGGAACTAAATTGGAAGAGAATAGCAGATGCTGCCGCACAAAATGGGGTGGATGATATGGTCACAGATTAG
- the LOC112759856 gene encoding protein NUCLEAR FUSION DEFECTIVE 4-like, protein MVEAEMRKMKKLSYQIVTGRWFMIFASCLIMSVSGATYMFGLYSNEVKSSLGYDQSTLNLISFFKDLGANLGIFSGLINELTPPWVILSIGAAMNFFGYFMVWLSVTGHIAIPHVWQMCLYFYIGANSQSFANTGALVTCVKSFPRSRGSVIGLLKGYVGLSGAIFTQLYHAFYGDDSKALILLIGYLPAVISFLFLPTVRILDIVPQRKELRVFYKLLYISLGVAAFLMLLIVLQNRLSFNRVQYIVDGIFVLLLLLLPLVVVFKEELNIFNNHNNNINHASSSSDFKVVTQVPSPASELSQLESQSQVAPNSNSAISHGGTSCLSNIFKPPSRGEDYTILQALFSIDMLILFIATTFGVGGTLTALDNLGQIGKSLGYPKKSLTTFVSLVSIWNYLGRASSGFASEVFLKKYKFPRPLMLSLVMLLSCVGHLLIALGIPNSLYFASVIIGFCFGAIWPLMFAIISEIFGLKYYSTLYNFGAVASPVGSFILNVKVTGSLYDKEALKQLEMKGLERKVGQDLTCLGVQCYRLPFFIITASTLVACLVSFILVLRTREFYKGDIYKKFRVEIQTHEAEMGASKGENLAATTTANIDVSHNKDNVK, encoded by the exons ATGGTAGAAGCagagatgagaaaaatgaagaagtTGAGCTACCAAATTGTAACTGGGAGGTGGTTCATGATCTTTGCCTCATGCTTAATCATGTCAGTTTCAGGAGCAACATACATGTTTGGTTTATACTCCAATGAAGTCAAATCCTCATTGGGATATGACCAATCTACCCTCAACTTGATTAGCTTCTTCAAGGACCTTGGTGCAAATCTTGGCATATTCTCAGGGCTTATCAATGAACTCACACCTCCATGGGTGATTCTCTCCATTGGTGCAGCCATGAACTTCTTTGGTTACTTCATGGTTTGGCTCTCTGTCACTGGCCACATTGCAATTCCCCACGTTTGGCAAATGTGCCTATACTTCTATATTG GAGCTAATTCGCAATCATTTGCCAACACTGGTGCATTGGTAACGTGTGTGAAAAGCTTCCCAAGAAGCCGAGGAAGTGTTATTGGGCTTCTAAAAGGCTATGTTGGACTAAGTGGTGCAATCTTCACTCAACTCTACCATGCTTTTTATGGTGATGATTCTAAGGCTCTCATCTTGCTCATTGGATATCTTCCTGCTGTTATAAGCTTCTTGTTTCTCCCCACGGTTCGAATCCTCGACATCGTTCCGCAACGGAAGGAGCTGAGAGTTTTCTACAAGCTTCTCTATATATCACTTGGTGTTGCTGCTTTTCTTATGCTGTTGATTGTGTTACAGAACAGGTTGAGTTTCAACAGGGTTCAGTACATTGTTGATGGCATCTTTGTTCTCTTGTTGCTCCTTCTTCCACTTGTTGTTGTCTTTAAAGAAGAACTTAACATCTTCAACAATCATAATAATAACATCAatcatgcttcttcttcttctgatttCAAAGTTGTCACACAAGTTCCATCTCCTGCTAGTGAATTGTCCCAACTAGAATCACAGTCACAG GTAGCACCAAATTCAAATAGTGCCATTTCACATGGTGGAACTTCATGTCTAAGCAACATATTCAAACCCCCAAGCAGGGGAGAGGACTACACAATCTTGCAAGCACTTTTCAGCATTGACATGTTAATCCTCTTCATAGCAACAACATTTGGTGTTGGTGGAACATTAACAGCACTAGACAACTTGGGACAAATTGGTAAATCACTAGGTTATCCCAAAAAGAGCCTCACAACATTTGTATCCCTAGTTAGCATATGGAACTACCTCGGACGCGCCTCTTCAGGCTTCGCGTCCGAGGTATTCCTAAAAAAATACAAGTTCCCCCGGCCGTTGATGCTCTCACTTGTCATGCTTCTATCTTGCGTCGGCCACCTTCTAATCGCTCTTGGAATCCCAAATTCACTATACTTCGCCTCCGTGATCATCGGATTCTGCTTTGGAGCCATATGGCCATTAATGTTTGCAATCATATCCGAAATTTTCGGACTCAAGTACTACTCAACATTGTACAATTTTGGAGCTGTGGCTAGCCCTGTTGGATCATTCATACTAAATGTGAAAGTAACAGGCTCTTTGTATGATAAAGAAGCTTTGAAGCAATTGGAAATGAAAGGACTAGAAAGAAAAGTTGGACAAGACTTAACTTGTTTAGGAGTACAATGTTATAGGTTGCCATTTTTCATAATCACAGCATCAACATTAGTTGCTTGTTTAGTGTCATTTATTTTGGTCTTGAGGACTAGGGAATTCTATAAAGGTGACATTTATAAGAAGTTTAGGGTGGAAATTCAGACACATGAGGCAGAAATGGGAGCTTCAAAAGGTGAAAATCTTGCAGCCACTACCACAGCCAACATAGATGTGTCACATAATAAAGACAAtgtaaagtga